A genome region from Aliivibrio salmonicida LFI1238 includes the following:
- a CDS encoding DinI-like family protein, with the protein MRIEMMITAAQLPKDGLTLIHQEMERRVWEYYPNARIRIRKGANNHLEIYAPKDDKKAANIIVEQMFNEAEEWLYA; encoded by the coding sequence ATGCGTATTGAAATGATGATAACAGCGGCTCAACTTCCAAAAGATGGATTGACGCTTATTCACCAAGAAATGGAACGCCGTGTGTGGGAATATTATCCTAATGCACGTATTAGAATAAGAAAAGGGGCGAATAACCACCTTGAGATTTATGCACCAAAAGACGATAAAAAAGCAGCGAATATCATAGTTGAACAAATGTTTAATGAGGCAGAGGAATGGTTGTATGCCTAA
- a CDS encoding bifunctional molybdopterin-guanine dinucleotide biosynthesis adaptor protein MobB/molybdopterin molybdotransferase MoeA, whose translation MSLTTASIPLLGFVAYSGTGKTTLLEKLLPKLNEMGLKVAVIKHAHHNFDIDQEGKDSYRLRKAGASQMLISSRFRHALITETPDEETSCQQLINKLDQTQLDLILIEGFKQLPYTKIELHRDDVGKPWIFPEDNNIIAIAADSKAKSELPQMNINDTDAITAFIVEYVKQHQHKQQSDLSANCDELSPAFLSVSQGRAKILEAIKPLESNENVCLISSINALSAQDILSPINVPQHNNSAMDGYVICGDDLERNSYTVVAEIMAGHSYDHPLQHGEAAKIMTGAPVPQNGNAVIMREQATQEGNQVRFDTGKSGIRKGQNVRLAGEDLAINQVCVAKGTRITAPEVGMLASLGIASVSVVTKTKVAIFSTGDEVQAPGEAQKANSIYDSNRFTLTALLQKLGCEVIDFGIIEDNEAALESTLSQASQQADMILSSGGVSVGDADYIKTILDKLGDINFWRINMRPGRPLAFGHIGDTPFFGLPGNPVAVMVAFLQFVEPALRKLQGEDNWQPETYTAIAKEFIRSRTGRTEYSRGVYSINQNGQMEVVTTGKQGSGILRSMSEANCLIEVQPEVESVNIGQKVTVIPLLSRI comes from the coding sequence ATGAGCTTAACGACTGCGTCTATTCCATTATTGGGTTTTGTTGCTTATAGCGGTACAGGTAAAACCACCTTATTAGAAAAGTTATTACCAAAACTGAATGAAATGGGACTAAAAGTCGCAGTCATCAAACATGCTCATCATAATTTTGATATTGACCAAGAAGGCAAAGACAGCTACCGACTGCGTAAAGCAGGTGCAAGCCAAATGCTGATCAGTTCTCGCTTTCGTCATGCCTTAATTACTGAAACACCTGATGAAGAAACAAGCTGTCAGCAACTCATAAATAAACTAGATCAAACCCAACTTGATTTGATCTTAATCGAAGGTTTTAAACAACTTCCATACACTAAGATTGAATTGCATCGTGATGATGTCGGTAAGCCATGGATTTTTCCTGAAGACAACAACATCATTGCGATCGCGGCAGACTCTAAAGCAAAGTCTGAACTCCCTCAAATGAACATCAATGATACTGATGCTATTACTGCATTCATTGTTGAATATGTGAAACAGCATCAGCATAAACAACAAAGCGATTTATCAGCAAATTGTGATGAATTATCACCTGCGTTTTTATCTGTTAGTCAAGGTAGAGCTAAGATTCTAGAGGCCATCAAACCATTAGAATCAAACGAAAACGTGTGTTTAATATCATCAATCAATGCATTAAGTGCACAAGATATCCTGTCACCAATTAACGTACCACAACATAACAATTCAGCGATGGATGGTTATGTTATTTGTGGTGATGATTTAGAACGGAATAGCTATACTGTCGTTGCCGAGATAATGGCAGGACACAGTTACGATCATCCTCTTCAACATGGTGAAGCGGCAAAAATAATGACCGGCGCACCCGTTCCACAAAATGGCAATGCGGTGATCATGCGCGAACAAGCAACCCAAGAAGGAAATCAAGTACGTTTTGATACTGGAAAGTCAGGTATTCGCAAAGGTCAAAACGTTCGTCTTGCCGGTGAAGATCTCGCTATCAACCAAGTTTGTGTCGCAAAAGGCACTCGTATTACCGCACCAGAAGTAGGTATGTTGGCCTCTCTTGGAATAGCCTCAGTTTCTGTTGTTACAAAAACTAAAGTCGCAATTTTCTCTACTGGTGATGAAGTTCAAGCGCCAGGAGAAGCTCAAAAAGCGAACTCTATTTATGATTCAAACCGTTTCACACTTACAGCCCTATTACAAAAACTAGGTTGTGAAGTGATTGATTTTGGTATTATTGAAGATAATGAAGCCGCTTTGGAGTCCACGCTTTCTCAAGCATCGCAGCAAGCGGATATGATTTTATCCTCAGGCGGTGTCTCAGTAGGAGATGCCGACTACATTAAAACCATTTTAGATAAGCTGGGTGACATTAATTTCTGGCGTATTAATATGCGTCCGGGGCGACCTCTTGCATTTGGTCACATTGGTGATACCCCTTTCTTTGGTTTACCGGGTAACCCTGTTGCCGTAATGGTCGCGTTCTTACAGTTTGTGGAACCTGCATTGCGTAAACTACAAGGTGAAGATAATTGGCAGCCAGAAACCTATACCGCCATTGCAAAAGAGTTCATTCGATCTCGCACAGGTCGTACAGAATACAGCCGTGGTGTTTATTCTATTAACCAAAATGGTCAAATGGAAGTAGTGACAACTGGCAAACAAGGTTCGGGGATTTTACGCTCTATGAGTGAAGCCAATTGCTTAATTGAAGTGCAGCCTGAAGTCGAATCTGTCAATATTGGTCAGAAGGTAACGGTTATACCTCTGCTCTCGCGAATCTAA
- the mobA gene encoding molybdenum cofactor guanylyltransferase MobA encodes MLQPKQTNWVILAGGQARRMGGQDKGFVTFQDKPLIEHALDTLRSQTDHIAINANRSIDNYSRYTVTFKDEFTDYPGPLAGMHAGLVNMASDWVGFIPCDSPNLPNNLISLLCNAVKDDTDIVVAHDGEYMQPVVTLMHKRIIPKIDAFLARGDRKIILLYKECNTVFADFSDYPNAFINLNSPQELEQFGTLL; translated from the coding sequence ATGCTCCAGCCAAAGCAAACTAATTGGGTAATTTTAGCCGGTGGACAAGCTCGCCGTATGGGTGGTCAAGATAAAGGGTTTGTCACCTTTCAAGATAAACCATTAATTGAACATGCTTTAGATACTCTTCGTTCTCAAACCGATCACATCGCGATTAATGCAAACCGTAGTATCGACAACTATTCACGTTACACCGTCACTTTTAAGGATGAATTTACCGATTATCCAGGCCCTCTTGCTGGTATGCACGCAGGATTAGTCAATATGGCCTCTGATTGGGTTGGTTTTATTCCTTGCGATTCTCCTAATCTACCCAATAACCTTATTTCATTATTATGTAATGCCGTAAAAGATGACACCGACATTGTCGTCGCTCACGATGGCGAATACATGCAACCTGTCGTCACGTTAATGCACAAACGAATTATTCCTAAAATTGATGCCTTTTTAGCTCGTGGCGATCGAAAAATCATCCTACTCTATAAAGAGTGTAATACTGTTTTTGCTGATTTCTCAGATTACCCAAATGCCTTTATCAATTTGAATAGCCCTCAAGAACTTGAACAATTTGGAACTTTATTATGA
- a CDS encoding energy-coupling factor ABC transporter ATP-binding protein: protein MTIRITADNLSMRFNDRVLFHIPHLSLGPKDSVYLRGANGVGKTTLLKILSGLQTATTGKLNLNQPHWTARLLGRSGNNQIVYLHQNPFLFDGTVYDNVIYGMKYTTMNRLEKRHMVINALRMVGLETLADEHISVLSGGEKQRVAMARAWVLTPSILLMDEPSASVDQESIKLLVIMAKDLLERGSSIVVTSHQTNALTEICHRQWTISDAKLIESTPIESDC from the coding sequence ATGACAATAAGAATTACTGCCGACAATCTATCAATGCGATTTAATGACCGTGTGCTTTTTCACATTCCTCATTTATCGTTAGGTCCTAAAGATTCGGTCTATTTACGTGGTGCCAATGGCGTTGGTAAAACGACTCTACTTAAGATCTTATCCGGTTTACAAACTGCGACGACGGGAAAACTTAATCTTAACCAACCACATTGGACAGCACGTCTACTTGGCCGCTCAGGTAATAATCAAATCGTTTATTTGCATCAAAATCCCTTTCTATTTGATGGGACGGTGTACGACAATGTGATTTATGGCATGAAATACACAACCATGAATCGACTAGAAAAACGTCACATGGTGATTAATGCGTTACGCATGGTTGGGCTAGAAACGTTAGCGGACGAACACATTTCAGTGTTGTCTGGTGGTGAAAAACAACGGGTTGCGATGGCACGAGCTTGGGTGCTTACCCCCTCTATTTTATTAATGGATGAGCCAAGTGCCAGTGTTGATCAAGAATCGATTAAATTATTAGTCATTATGGCAAAAGATCTGCTCGAACGAGGTTCCAGCATTGTTGTAACAAGCCATCAAACCAATGCGTTAACTGAAATTTGTCATCGCCAATGGACTATTTCAGACGCAAAGCTGATAGAATCAACCCCCATTGAAAGTGATTGTTAG
- a CDS encoding ABC transporter permease yields the protein MTILATSHEAIQLLFSGDTALWSIVGVSFSVSLFAMAVVLLPALLLAFALAYGSFPGRWLLLSLINTLQSVPTVVIGLLLYMVLSRAGPLGDWQLLFTQEAMIIGQMFICFPIMVAMMHGAFQHSDRRVWETAFTLGASLPRAFGSLIWETRFPILAAVIAGFSRIITEVGCSMMVGGNIFNATRNIPTAIAMESQKGAFAQGVALGMVLLILALVLNFFLSFTRGKGYLRT from the coding sequence ATGACTATATTAGCCACCTCTCACGAAGCGATTCAATTACTGTTTAGCGGTGATACAGCATTATGGAGCATTGTCGGTGTTTCTTTCTCTGTCTCATTGTTTGCGATGGCAGTTGTATTACTCCCCGCATTATTGTTGGCGTTTGCGCTTGCTTATGGGTCGTTTCCTGGACGGTGGCTACTGCTTTCTCTTATTAATACCTTACAATCTGTACCAACAGTCGTGATCGGCCTATTATTGTACATGGTGCTTTCTCGTGCGGGTCCTCTCGGGGATTGGCAACTGCTCTTTACCCAAGAAGCGATGATCATTGGTCAAATGTTTATTTGTTTCCCTATCATGGTTGCCATGATGCACGGTGCATTTCAACACAGTGATCGACGTGTATGGGAAACCGCTTTTACTCTCGGCGCTTCTCTTCCTCGCGCCTTTGGCAGCTTAATTTGGGAGACTCGATTCCCTATTCTTGCGGCTGTCATTGCTGGTTTTTCACGTATTATTACCGAAGTCGGCTGCTCTATGATGGTCGGTGGCAATATCTTCAACGCGACGCGTAATATTCCAACCGCAATCGCGATGGAAAGCCAAAAAGGGGCATTTGCTCAAGGGGTTGCTCTTGGTATGGTGTTATTGATTTTGGCTCTGGTTTTGAACTTTTTCCTTTCTTTCACTCGTGGTAAAGGGTACTTACGTACCTAG
- a CDS encoding substrate-binding domain-containing protein, whose translation MNNKISTFSAMAVVALSSFTATNVYAEDANVIRLATTTSTYHSGLLDYILPVFKKDSGYEVQVLAAGTGKALKMGENGDVDLVMTHAPKAEADFVEKGYGIEPKSLMYNDFVLVGPKNDPAHIYGMKDVTAAFAKMAEADATFVSRGDDSGTNKKEIILWNQANIEPNFGGYKAVGQGMGPTLNMTSELQAYTLTDRGTWLAYQNKLDLEIMVEGDKRLFNPYQVILINPERYNNLNTKGARAFSDWLVSDKGQALINSFELSGQKLFTADAK comes from the coding sequence ATGAACAATAAAATCAGCACGTTTTCAGCAATGGCCGTTGTAGCTCTGAGTTCTTTTACTGCAACGAATGTGTACGCAGAAGATGCAAACGTTATACGTCTTGCGACAACAACAAGTACTTACCATTCAGGGTTATTAGATTACATCTTACCTGTATTTAAGAAAGATTCAGGCTATGAAGTTCAAGTACTGGCTGCTGGTACAGGCAAAGCATTGAAAATGGGCGAAAACGGCGACGTTGATTTGGTAATGACCCACGCACCAAAAGCCGAAGCTGATTTTGTTGAAAAAGGATATGGCATTGAACCAAAATCATTAATGTATAACGATTTTGTTTTAGTGGGCCCTAAAAACGATCCTGCGCATATCTATGGCATGAAAGACGTAACCGCTGCTTTTGCAAAAATGGCCGAAGCTGATGCGACGTTTGTTTCTCGCGGTGATGATTCAGGCACCAACAAAAAGGAAATTATTCTTTGGAACCAAGCCAATATCGAACCTAACTTCGGTGGCTATAAAGCCGTTGGTCAAGGCATGGGCCCAACATTAAACATGACTTCAGAATTGCAAGCTTATACACTTACAGACCGCGGTACGTGGTTGGCTTACCAAAACAAACTTGATTTAGAAATCATGGTTGAAGGCGATAAGCGTCTATTTAACCCATACCAAGTTATTTTGATTAACCCTGAGCGTTACAACAACTTAAACACAAAAGGTGCACGAGCATTTAGTGATTGGTTAGTCAGCGATAAAGGCCAAGCGTTAATTAATAGTTTTGAACTAAGTGGACAGAAATTGTTTACTGCGGACGCTAAATAA
- a CDS encoding sensor histidine kinase — MMLSPSLWKRRIKTMVRYRLLWLNSVPLFLTMLALIIITAFWSIHYTWQNALNDVGSKLSVANNSIELLQREQSAELGGFVDSYAFQIKLKNGQDYIQRWSSNQAAKYHADFISLHPANYAKKLPETLERQMYLGRSRTFFQVMDETALVEIDEDLPKRVSIRNKDNNIIETRGLISRTLIPIFNEHGSLEWIVDSGIILNNSTSLVDRIRDLIYPEGKGATEQVGTVTLFLDDLRISTNVFTDDISGQERAIGTEVSPEVKHQVIENGERWVNRAYVYNDWYISAYKPITDLNGNVVGMLYTGYLEWPLLKQYIYNLLQAGITILITLLLSTIFVHRGARDLFQPIERIHYVVKSVQLGKNDRIGDLGLDNGHELASLAQQFDNMLDQLQLRNSQIQRASKELESKVESRTASLHEKTIELEQYIKLLKQAQDKLIMSEKLASLGELTAGIAHEINNPTAVILGNAELIKYELGDNASVVSEELDAIMEQIDRIRNITRSLLQYSRQGGIQDEVTWQYINPIIEESVTLVRTGAHKRDIDVEFDFEQPPRVEVNRHHLLQVLVNLQMNGIHAMKAKGKLIIRSRTWQEEEINLGAIIEVEDFGSGMSHEQLGRIFDPFYTTKRDGTGLGLSVSQSLLSQTGGEIKVRSQLGEGTVFTIYLPTKSEHYPYDNLIG, encoded by the coding sequence ATGATGTTATCGCCATCACTTTGGAAGCGTCGTATAAAAACCATGGTGCGCTATCGTCTATTGTGGCTTAACTCTGTGCCTTTATTTTTGACAATGCTTGCTCTTATTATCATTACGGCATTTTGGTCAATTCATTACACATGGCAGAATGCCTTAAATGATGTAGGCAGTAAACTTTCTGTTGCGAATAACAGTATTGAACTTTTGCAGAGAGAACAAAGTGCAGAGTTAGGTGGTTTTGTTGATTCTTATGCCTTTCAAATTAAATTGAAAAATGGGCAAGATTATATACAGCGCTGGTCAAGTAATCAGGCAGCTAAATATCATGCTGACTTTATTTCATTACATCCTGCCAATTACGCAAAAAAGTTACCTGAGACATTAGAAAGGCAAATGTACCTTGGTCGATCTCGGACGTTTTTCCAAGTGATGGATGAGACCGCTTTAGTTGAAATTGATGAAGATCTGCCTAAGCGTGTCAGTATTAGAAACAAAGATAACAACATTATTGAAACGAGAGGGCTGATCAGTCGAACACTGATCCCTATTTTCAATGAGCATGGCAGCTTAGAGTGGATAGTAGACAGTGGGATTATCCTGAATAACAGCACATCCTTGGTTGATAGAATTAGAGATCTTATTTATCCTGAAGGTAAGGGAGCCACAGAGCAAGTTGGTACGGTGACCTTATTTTTAGATGATTTGAGGATCAGTACGAATGTGTTTACGGATGATATATCAGGACAAGAACGCGCGATTGGTACTGAAGTCTCACCAGAGGTAAAACATCAAGTCATTGAAAATGGTGAACGTTGGGTCAATAGAGCATACGTCTATAATGATTGGTATATTTCGGCATACAAACCCATTACTGATCTTAATGGGAATGTTGTTGGGATGTTGTATACCGGGTATCTAGAATGGCCATTATTAAAACAATACATCTATAACCTGTTGCAAGCGGGCATCACGATTCTTATCACACTCTTATTATCGACTATTTTTGTTCATCGTGGGGCGAGAGATCTTTTCCAACCAATTGAAAGAATACACTATGTAGTAAAATCCGTTCAACTTGGAAAGAATGACCGAATAGGCGATCTTGGTCTTGATAATGGGCATGAATTGGCCAGTTTGGCGCAGCAATTTGATAATATGCTCGATCAATTGCAATTACGAAACAGCCAAATTCAACGAGCATCAAAAGAGCTTGAATCAAAGGTTGAATCAAGAACCGCCAGTTTGCATGAAAAAACCATTGAGCTTGAGCAATACATTAAGCTATTAAAGCAAGCTCAAGATAAATTGATCATGAGTGAAAAACTGGCCTCATTAGGGGAGTTAACCGCGGGCATTGCCCATGAGATTAATAACCCAACGGCTGTGATATTAGGAAATGCAGAGCTGATCAAGTATGAGCTCGGTGATAATGCAAGCGTAGTATCGGAAGAGTTAGATGCCATCATGGAACAAATTGATCGCATTCGTAATATTACTCGAAGTCTACTTCAATACAGCCGTCAGGGAGGGATTCAAGATGAGGTTACTTGGCAATACATTAATCCTATTATTGAAGAAAGCGTCACTCTGGTACGAACTGGTGCACATAAGCGGGATATTGACGTTGAGTTTGATTTCGAACAACCCCCAAGAGTTGAAGTAAACAGACATCACTTATTGCAAGTATTAGTCAACTTACAGATGAACGGTATTCATGCAATGAAGGCAAAAGGTAAACTCATTATTCGAAGCAGAACGTGGCAAGAAGAAGAGATAAACTTGGGGGCGATAATTGAAGTTGAAGATTTTGGTTCTGGTATGAGCCATGAACAATTAGGACGAATTTTCGATCCTTTTTATACGACTAAGCGTGATGGTACTGGGCTTGGATTATCTGTTTCTCAAAGTTTATTAAGCCAAACGGGAGGGGAGATTAAAGTACGATCTCAACTTGGTGAAGGGACTGTATTTACGATTTATCTACCAACCAAATCAGAACATTATCCATATGATAATTTGATCGGTTAA
- a CDS encoding VOC family protein, whose translation MKKPIQQKIGSVALVVENYDDAIEFYTHKLNFELIEDTDLGDGKRWILISPPNSNGTNLLLAQASNEEQQKSVGNQTGGRVFLFLHTNDFWRDYEDMKKKGVVFNEEPRKEVYGTVVVFQDLYGTKWDLLELK comes from the coding sequence ATGAAAAAACCAATCCAACAAAAAATAGGCAGTGTTGCACTCGTTGTTGAAAATTACGATGATGCGATTGAATTTTATACCCATAAATTAAATTTTGAATTAATTGAAGACACTGATCTAGGCGATGGAAAACGTTGGATATTAATTAGCCCACCTAATAGCAATGGAACGAATTTATTATTAGCGCAAGCGAGTAATGAAGAGCAACAGAAATCGGTCGGTAACCAAACAGGTGGTCGTGTATTCCTATTCTTACATACGAATGACTTTTGGCGTGATTACGAAGACATGAAGAAAAAAGGCGTGGTATTTAATGAAGAACCACGTAAAGAAGTCTATGGTACCGTTGTTGTTTTTCAAGATCTTTATGGCACAAAATGGGATTTATTAGAGCTAAAATAA
- a CDS encoding PACE efflux transporter — MRTRFDRIRHAILFEIIGLVIIVGVLSQLGFNMGHVGVMGVIFSIIATGWNYVYNIGFDNYLVKKTGSAVKTAWIRIVHSLGFEGGLLFLTIPFMAWFLNLTIWDAFVLDIGMVIFYLFYAYIYNFIYDTIFPVNAERVISKS, encoded by the coding sequence ATGAGAACAAGATTTGACCGTATTCGCCATGCTATTTTATTCGAGATTATTGGCCTAGTTATTATTGTTGGCGTATTAAGTCAGCTTGGTTTCAATATGGGGCATGTTGGAGTGATGGGCGTAATTTTCTCCATAATAGCAACAGGTTGGAACTATGTTTACAACATTGGCTTTGATAATTACCTTGTAAAAAAAACGGGGTCGGCAGTAAAAACGGCATGGATACGAATCGTTCATAGCTTAGGTTTTGAGGGGGGACTTCTTTTCTTAACCATTCCGTTTATGGCGTGGTTTTTAAACCTAACAATATGGGATGCTTTTGTGCTCGATATTGGAATGGTGATTTTCTATCTATTTTATGCCTATATTTATAATTTTATTTATGACACTATTTTTCCGGTGAATGCGGAGAGGGTAATCTCTAAATCGTAG
- a CDS encoding glycosyltransferase family 2 protein, with the protein MSSVSIIIITLNEEKKIGCLLSDLTKQTHQKFEVIVVDSNSDDSTCEAALTFQDDLPKLTVHKMDTTGVSLGRNTGAALAKYERILFLDADVCLSPDFLSKSLSLLDEKKLEVAGIYMGSKGLPTAHKLGYGLFNVGLFVTQFIFPTAVGACLFSTQRAHRDLQGFDEKITLCEDCDYVKRASQTWRFRFLPMTFQFDPRRLDQEGLFKIGFTYLKANVRRFFFGEMRNNEMEYKFGHYSEQK; encoded by the coding sequence ATGAGCTCAGTAAGTATTATCATCATCACATTAAATGAAGAGAAAAAAATAGGTTGTTTATTGAGTGATCTCACTAAGCAAACGCACCAAAAATTCGAAGTTATTGTGGTTGATTCAAACAGTGACGACTCAACGTGTGAGGCGGCCCTTACTTTTCAAGATGATCTTCCTAAATTAACGGTTCATAAAATGGACACGACGGGTGTCAGTCTTGGCCGTAATACGGGAGCGGCATTGGCTAAATATGAACGAATTTTATTTTTAGATGCTGATGTGTGTTTATCGCCCGATTTTTTAAGTAAATCGTTATCTTTACTCGATGAAAAAAAGCTCGAGGTAGCAGGAATATACATGGGTTCAAAAGGGTTACCAACAGCACATAAGCTAGGTTATGGACTGTTTAATGTTGGTTTATTTGTCACTCAATTTATTTTTCCGACAGCTGTCGGTGCTTGTCTTTTTTCAACACAACGCGCTCATCGTGATCTTCAAGGGTTTGATGAAAAAATCACGTTATGCGAAGATTGTGATTACGTAAAACGTGCCAGTCAAACATGGCGATTTCGATTCTTACCAATGACCTTTCAATTTGACCCTCGTCGATTAGATCAAGAAGGCTTATTTAAGATTGGGTTTACGTATCTAAAAGCGAATGTTCGCCGCTTTTTCTTTGGTGAAATGCGTAATAACGAAATGGAATATAAGTTTGGTCATTATTCAGAACAAAAATAG
- a CDS encoding DedA family protein: MSGSVALFMGALLDALIGPNIFVPGEPFLIAAGYQLHQGMMGGVIAVLLGGLLGDQLSYFIGKGYGRKAQHSLIKWKPKTRRLLARCRFLLQTRGNVVLMFARLLGPIAWFVPFVAGVNQIQWRRFSLFSSIGLCLGVGQFIFFGYALSYGLDKFPWLIESKILIIEYRYSITAVFIFGVFLLMTKKLRWKK; this comes from the coding sequence ATGTCCGGTTCAGTCGCATTATTTATGGGTGCATTGTTAGATGCACTCATTGGGCCAAATATATTCGTTCCTGGTGAACCTTTTTTAATCGCAGCAGGTTATCAACTTCATCAGGGGATGATGGGTGGGGTAATCGCGGTGTTATTAGGTGGTTTGCTTGGAGACCAATTAAGTTATTTTATTGGAAAAGGTTATGGCCGTAAGGCTCAACACTCACTGATTAAATGGAAACCTAAAACTCGTCGTTTATTGGCTCGTTGTCGATTTCTTTTACAGACAAGAGGTAATGTTGTGTTGATGTTTGCTCGACTATTAGGGCCAATTGCATGGTTTGTCCCTTTTGTCGCTGGTGTAAATCAGATTCAATGGCGTCGTTTTTCTCTTTTTTCAAGTATCGGATTATGTTTAGGGGTAGGGCAGTTTATTTTTTTTGGTTACGCCTTATCTTATGGTTTAGATAAATTCCCATGGTTAATCGAAAGTAAGATTCTCATCATAGAATATCGTTATTCTATTACGGCTGTTTTTATTTTTGGTGTTTTTTTATTGATGACGAAAAAATTAAGATGGAAAAAATAG
- a CDS encoding IS982-like element ISVsa6 family transposase, with protein sequence MNKLVDIFCDVDDFCYQFLSQWEKYLVEASERKRKRQSVMSTSECMTIVIAFHQSNHRDFKNFYIELVHQYWKGYFPNLLSYTRFVSKMPSLIAPMCAYFQSIKGKPTGIAFVDSTSLKVCHNIRIPRHKVFDGVAKRGKGTMGWFFGFKLHLLINHLGEIISLKITAGNVNDRTPVPDLCKELSGKLYADKGYIGKKLSESLKNSDVDLVTTSRKNMKAKEISAFDKAMLSKRYIIETINDQLKNISQIEHSRHRSVTGFMLNVISGVVAYCLKKQKPRIKLSECEFELILA encoded by the coding sequence ATGAATAAATTAGTTGATATATTTTGTGATGTCGATGATTTTTGTTATCAATTCTTATCTCAATGGGAAAAATACCTTGTTGAGGCTAGTGAGAGAAAAAGAAAACGTCAGTCAGTAATGTCTACTAGTGAATGTATGACTATTGTCATCGCTTTTCATCAATCAAATCATAGAGATTTCAAGAACTTCTATATCGAGTTAGTTCATCAATATTGGAAAGGATACTTTCCAAATTTACTTAGCTACACTCGATTTGTGAGCAAAATGCCTAGCCTAATCGCCCCAATGTGTGCCTATTTTCAATCTATCAAAGGTAAGCCGACTGGCATTGCTTTTGTTGACTCCACGAGTCTTAAAGTATGCCATAACATTCGAATTCCTCGCCATAAAGTCTTTGATGGTGTTGCGAAAAGAGGAAAAGGTACCATGGGATGGTTTTTCGGCTTCAAACTTCATTTATTGATTAACCATCTTGGAGAAATTATTTCGCTGAAAATCACAGCTGGCAATGTAAATGATAGGACTCCTGTACCTGATTTATGCAAAGAACTCTCGGGGAAATTGTACGCTGATAAAGGGTACATAGGTAAAAAGTTGAGTGAGAGCTTAAAGAACTCTGATGTCGATTTAGTGACTACCTCGCGAAAAAACATGAAAGCAAAAGAGATAAGTGCTTTTGATAAGGCTATGTTATCAAAGAGATACATTATCGAAACGATAAATGACCAATTGAAGAATATCTCTCAAATTGAACATAGCCGTCATCGTAGCGTGACTGGTTTCATGCTAAATGTAATTTCAGGCGTTGTGGCTTATTGTTTAAAAAAACAAAAGCCACGAATTAAGCTATCAGAATGTGAATTTGAACTAATCCTCGCTTAA
- the tnpA gene encoding IS66 family insertion sequence element accessory protein TnpA, whose amino-acid sequence MQKDKKRTPEQWHALFESQQSSKLSAAEFCRNHNILPKTFSARKARWKQKINASTFLKVEALTSTIIATPQLPDIQLSIGKLRLTLPANTEPHWIGLLLKGYQS is encoded by the coding sequence ATGCAAAAAGATAAAAAGAGAACACCAGAGCAATGGCACGCTCTATTTGAATCTCAGCAATCTAGCAAGCTTAGTGCCGCTGAATTTTGTCGTAACCATAATATTCTGCCAAAGACATTTAGTGCACGTAAAGCACGATGGAAACAAAAGATTAACGCTTCTACTTTCTTGAAAGTAGAAGCGTTAACATCAACTATCATCGCCACTCCACAATTACCAGATATTCAACTTTCTATCGGAAAATTGCGATTAACATTGCCAGCTAATACTGAACCTCACTGGATAGGACTCTTATTAAAAGGGTATCAATCATGA